aaaactaatttctaacaaatttttttgtaaaagttttttaaattaggaGTGAGAATTCGGTTTCCACTTAAACCAAATTCTCAACATTTACAAAACCGCGTTATCCATATTAAGTATTCTGTATCtgtaaattaaaagtaaaactgttatataagaaaaaaaaaatcgattgTGGCGTGAGAAACTGAAACAGAAATGGAGTTTGAGGCTTTACCAGAAGGCTGCATCGCCCTCATTCTCTCTCGCACCACGCCTGTCGATGCGTGCCGCTTCTCTCTCGTTTCAAAGCTTTTCCATTCCGCCGCAGATTCCGACGCTGTTTGGGAACGTTTTCTTCCTTCCGATTACCGTTCCATAATTTCTGAATGCTCTCTTCCCAATTATCCCTCTAAGAAAGCCCTTTACCTCGCTCTGGCAGATCACCCTGTCATCATTGATGAGGGCAAGAAGGTAAAACCGGTGCTTGTTTCACATCTCTTCAAACCTTCTCTGTTGCTTTGGTATAGCAATTAACTGTGCAACCTGTGGAATGCAGAGTTTTCAATTGGAGAAAAAGAGTGGGAAAAAGTGTTACATGCTTTCTGGCAGGGCTCTCTTCATTGTTTGGGGCGACACTGAGCGATATTGGAACTGGACAATTGACCCCGATTCCaggtcaattttttttgtttattgataCTAATTGTTGTTTGATCGCTGTTAGTGTATCTGCATTTTTATAATACCGTATCTGTGCCGATCTTCAACTTTTGAGTGGTTGGACTCAGGATAGGATATTTTCTTCATGCCTTGGACATCTGTATATGGTTTTCCTTTTGTAAACATTTAGAGTTTATGAAAATAATGCTATCTCCCTTGTTGGATAAGAATTATTCCTATCAATTGATGCTTTTATTGAGAGAATTGAAGACGGAGGGATCAGTGAATTGACATTCTTAGTGCTTGGTGGTGGCTGTTgtgcatttaaaaaataagagggCTTTCTGCCTGATCAATTGTTAAAGTTGAAATAACATACAGTACAGCTTAATTAAGCTAAACTGGGTTTCTTCATGATTAGAATTGGGGGCATTACCTCGTCCCTTTCAGCTCCACATTCTAAAGCATGAGAAAGATTTCACTACCAACAGCAGCAATTGGAGCGGTTTAACTCATTGTTGGTAGGTGGATCTgagtaaaacaaaaacatgagattttttttgtgttagtgTTTCCGTCATCAGATAACTGTTGTTCCTATAACCTTAATGGACTCAAATCTGATATTCAATAACAGTGAAGGTGTCCTACTGTATAATAATTCTTTTCAAATATGGTTTACTATTATCATGCTTGACAATTTCTAGACCCCAAATCAGTTATGTTGTCAATATCAATTAGATGCAGGTGCAGATGCAGTCCATCAATGTGTGCTCAAATATTTGGAAGGCACTTCTAGCCAGGATCTCCTATTTTCTGCCACTTCCTGCTTACACTTGCAGGTCTAAGCAGTTCCAGAATAGTGGACACATATGGGCACCTGCAGACTCTAAGAAGTTTACTGTTTTTTGCTTGACTTTCAAACCTTTAAGTCTCATGGGTAAATAGGGATCCTAATATTAGGCAAGCTACTAAGTTAGTTTCTCTTCATTTTCCGAGGAATTGACTTGTCTCTTATAAAACAAAGAATCAATCTAATGTCAGCGGTCACCAATTCATCTGCAGGCTAATTATAGGTCCTTAGCAGCTGTGGAAAGTAAATTAACTTTGTCATTGTTTTTCCAgcataatttattcatttcttCAACTCTATCCCTTATTTGGTTATTGTAATAACAACAGCTATCCAATTGCTTCCAAATCCTCTGATAAGATGATGAAGAATAGACATTACCTGACATATTTTTAGGGAAATGTATGGTCTCATGTTGGTTCATGTTTGTAGTCACCATCAACATGCTAGCATAGTATATGTATGGATAAAAGTTCGGAAAGTGCTTTTGGGAATTCTAGTACTCGTTCCTGAATTCCTATCCAAAATGAAGAAGGAAGATTTAGTGTTTTTTAAGGTCACAGTAATGTATGATATCTACTCCTGTATAATTATGAATCTATGAATTACTCAGCATTTTTCAGTTTCTTGTTTCAATGGCTACTGTCCTGATTATGGATGCTATATTTTCTTATGAGACTTCATCGTCACTAATTATTCCTGTCCTTCGTAATTTCTTCGTAAACTTTTGAACAGGTTCCCGGAAGTTGCTGAACTCAGAGACGTGTGTTGGCTTGAAATTCGTGGGGTGTTTAATACCCTTACCTTGTCCCCGGATACCCAGTATGCtgcttattttgttttcaagatgACCGATGCCCGTGGATTTAGAAACCGCCGAGTGGAGGTATCAGTTGATTTCAATGGTGACGGTACCAAAAATGTGTGTTTGGATGGATCATCAAACGGTGAAAGAGTTGCAGGGTTGCAGCGTCCCAGTTTACGAAGTGATGGATGGTTGGAGATTGAGATGGGAGAATTCTTCAATGTTGGCTTAGAAGATGAAGTGCAGATGAGTGTGATGGAGGTAAAGGCTGGTAATTGGAAGTCTGGCCTCTTTGTTGAAGGAATAGAGGTTAGGCCAAAGTATGAGAATTAACCAACCGGTGCTTACTGTATAATTTAATTCACAGAACTGCATATGCGTTGGTCTTGTTTTTTAGATAGCACTGGCACAATGCTGCATACATATTTTAAGCATAGCTTCAACTATGATGTGTTTTCATACCAGACATGTACTTCCAACTTAAACAATTCAGTTCCTCTTTGcaggaacaaaaaaaaaaaaaaaaaaaactaatatcaaACATGTTGCTATATTGAATACAGTTTCCTCATCTGTCATGCCATTTGTAGAGTTCGTCTAAAAACACAATTTTAGGGTCATGTCACAACTAATCAGCAATTCAAAAACTTtcttaatacaaaataataaagtgGATATCAAATCAAGCTCatacatttcatattttatttgtaatatctacactaaataatttttaacccATACAACCAACTCAACTGGTTATTCAACACATGTAGGGGTATCACTCTTCACATCATATGTATCCTTACAAATGGTCAAATTTTAGAGttcaaaatttatcattatttttccCACATGTATCCTTacaaatggtaaaattttatgaactcaaaatttatcattatttttcttgtgcACAATCTATATTCTCGTTGTTTAGTTACATCAATCCATAAAATGAAAACAGTTTtcgttaattataattaaacccataaatgattattaatattGACATAACTAAAAGATATAGTCTTATCTTGAGATGTGAAACATGAAAATCACattgtttatgttaattttcaACTGATATACTTTATCTTAAATCAacaatagaaatatataaagtatagtTATTGAATATCAAactttatatatgataaaaaaaattattcaaatacaagaATATGTATATAATACTAACATATGTCCATTTTTATCTAACTTTATCTTAAatcattcaataataataataatatacaaaatacaAAGTGTAATGATTCAACATCAAACTTTatatctgataaaaaaaaaattatccaaatatATAATACCAATATAAGACGTAATGATTGAACATCACTATTCATAGTTTCAGAAGAATTCTCATTGTCAGCCTTGTTAAGAAATATGAAAACCTTAAGCTagattattgtatttttttctcattgtcACGTTGTTTGAGGGATTATTCTTATAAGaaccttttctctttattatctGTATTCATTATATtcattagtaaatatttttttaatatcattaagaTGGGTAATTCAAAtgttttaatgataatatttattaaatatatattattgtcatATAAATAAAGTGTTGATAAGATGGAAACCAATTGAGTAAATATTAACTAGATAAGGTGCAGATAGATTGAGTGATAGAAtcaaatttaagttataaaaaactttttacCTCTAAGTAAATTTGATTTACAAGTTGTATTGTGAACAGAGGACAATATCACTGGTAATTTGATCATCAACTCGCATTGTGATTAGACAAACTTaagatagtaaaaaaaaaaaatcaatcatcaACTTacgttttaattatattattaagatCGTCGATAGTTTGATCGTCAACTTACATTATGATTAGACAATTAAGATAATTGGTAATTCGGTCATCAACCTGCATTATGATCGAATGATTAAGTTCGATGATTAAGATTTTTAGTAATTTGATCATCAACTTGCATTGGGACCATACGATTAAGATTGTTGAAGATTTGTTTATCAAGTTATGTTGTGATTGAACAATTAAGATCGTTAGTAATTTAATCATCAACTATGTTGTGATCAAACGATTAAGATTGCATCGCAGATTTGATATTAAGTTATTTTGTGATCGGACAATTAACATCACCAATAATTCATTCATGAACTTGTACTATGATCAAATGATTAAGATGacttttttgttaatttcataCACCTATTTTTGCAACCTATTTTGCAAcctaatataaattaatttaaatactttaataataatatcttaatttattcattaaatatatattactgtCACAGAATGTAAATTAGGTGAAGACCAATCGAGTAGAGTCTGATAAGATATTGTATCTAAGTTAtaacactacaaaaataataaaaaataaatataattatacggataaaaattaaaataatatgaaaattctatatctattaaatataaatataaaataaaagtaaattataactttaaaaataaaaataatgaaataatataacTGATTCGAACAATTATTATGGCTATATTTCTGCAACGGACCtttctatataattaaaaaatatttatatatctaaattttttatattcatttcacattatttttatttatttttatttttttctttctttaaaaactataaaattttatattttttaaactattttatttttttattctgtatcAAATGGGAGTGTAAAAGTTATTACTCTGTATAATTCCGTCTCATTTAACAAtaagtaattgttttttaacagactatgtatatataataaaatattaaaaaggataAGGAAAACGAAAGGGATGTGAAATccaataaagttaaaagatccttttttttttttcgtttcactatcttccttttcttcaacAATCGTGTGGCTGACGTCATTCCCTTAACCGCTAAGCTTCCCTCTTCTGACAGCCCTTGTATATATATGGACACAACACATCCATCCTCATCTTGTTACAATGGCCGAAGAATTCAACAACCTTCCCGAAGGTTGCATTGCCACTATTCTCTCCTTAACATCTCCGAGGGATGCTTGCAGGCTTTCTCTCGTTTCATCCACTTTCCAATCCGCCGCTGAATCCGACGCTGTCTGGCACAAGTTTCTGCCTTCCGATTTCCACACCCTCCTTTCCCAATTTCCCTCCTCATCTTTCCCTTCCAAGAAACACCTCTATCTCCACCTCTGCCAGAATCCCCTCCTCATTGATAATGGCAAAAaggtacttttttttttttttttatctttcatttcatATTCTGAATTCCACGCATCAAACGTTTCATCgctttcttactttttttctttctcttgctTCTTTTACTTTCTCATCTCACAGTCTCAATCTGTTCtgattttgtgtgtgtgtgtgtgcgcgaTGTTGTATTAATGTGGGAAATCGAATTATGCAGAGCTTTCAACTAGATAAAATGTACGGAAAAAAATGCTACATGTTATCAGCCAGAACTCTCTTCATTGTATGGGGAGATACTCCCAGGTATTGGGCTTGGACTTCTCTACCAGATGCCAGGTAACCAATTCAACCATTACGGTTTTAACTTTTGCAATTTCCCATGTAGTTCTTAATGTTCTCATTAAGCATCTATCACTGTCTATAAAGGTAATCAATGAGATGAAGTTTCAATTCTCCCACGAGAACAACATCAAAATCACACCATccttaaattatttgattaaagtATATGACTCATGCGCTCTGAATTGTTTTACCTATTTGTATCCTGTATGATTGTAGATATGATTTTGGAATAGACATATATGTGAATAAACTTTCCTACAAACACCTTCAAGACAAGAACATGATAAAGAAACAATGAATGAACTTCTTTGTTATATCATGTACCAACATCTTGTAGACTCTTTTCATTATTGCTTCTCTTTTTAACTTAGAATAGGGTCTCACAGTTGTGCATTATGGATTGTAGTTTAATAAGATTGGAATTGCAGGTTTTCTGAGGTGGCTGAGCTTGTGAGCGTGTGTTGGTTGGAAATTCGGGGCTGGATAAACACTGGCATGCTGTCCCCCAAGACACTATATGGGGCATACCTTGTGTTCAGGCCAAGCCCTGCAGGAATCTACGGGTTCGATTACCAGTCAGTTGAAGTGTCTATTAGAGTTGCTGGAGGTGAAGTTTCCAAGCGAATCGTTTACTTGGATGCTGAAAGAGGACGCAGGCTAAGGTACCAGATTGTTCCTCGTCGCATATTCAATCGTGCACGTTTTCTTACCGGATTTGAGGCACCCCCAGCAGAACATAACAGCAATAAC
This genomic interval from Vigna radiata var. radiata cultivar VC1973A chromosome 8, Vradiata_ver6, whole genome shotgun sequence contains the following:
- the LOC106770563 gene encoding putative F-box protein PP2-B12: MAEEFNNLPEGCIATILSLTSPRDACRLSLVSSTFQSAAESDAVWHKFLPSDFHTLLSQFPSSSFPSKKHLYLHLCQNPLLIDNGKKSFQLDKMYGKKCYMLSARTLFIVWGDTPRYWAWTSLPDARFSEVAELVSVCWLEIRGWINTGMLSPKTLYGAYLVFRPSPAGIYGFDYQSVEVSIRVAGGEVSKRIVYLDAERGRRLRYQIVPRRIFNRARFLTGFEAPPAEHNSNNNSNNNRNNNSFDFQYPNINNNNRNNNSFDLQYPKERGDGWMEVELGDFFNDGEDDKEVEMGVCEIKSGDWKGGLIVQGIEIRPKTVLH
- the LOC106771929 gene encoding putative F-box protein PP2-B12 codes for the protein MEFEALPEGCIALILSRTTPVDACRFSLVSKLFHSAADSDAVWERFLPSDYRSIISECSLPNYPSKKALYLALADHPVIIDEGKKSFQLEKKSGKKCYMLSGRALFIVWGDTERYWNWTIDPDSRFPEVAELRDVCWLEIRGVFNTLTLSPDTQYAAYFVFKMTDARGFRNRRVEVSVDFNGDGTKNVCLDGSSNGERVAGLQRPSLRSDGWLEIEMGEFFNVGLEDEVQMSVMEVKAGNWKSGLFVEGIEVRPKYEN